attaaaaagtttaggctaaaactgttaatttttctaaaaaatatatgatttaattaaaaaaaaaaaaaacagcatcTATTGtattaatcaaattttaatttttttaattagggATTGGGAAGTAGGGACTCAAACCGAAGTCTTTAGGTGAATTATGTATGCTTTTAGCAAATGAACCAAATTAGATTAggcaattaaatttaacttaatctatatattatcaaattttttgaAATCTACTCTAATTATTGGCAagatttataaaaaatgttttattgacattaattttgagaattaaaaaaatttctattattttaatattcttagaattaaattatgttaaaatttattttaaattaattattaatatttcataACTAATATAACTAACAAGATTATTTTCTCTAAGagtagttttaaaaataatgctaAATAGTTTTAAAAGTAACGATAGGTTTAAAAAAGTccatgaataataatttttaaaataattttaaaaagttaaaatttaattagccaTAAAAATAGGAATGAATTTAGAAATTTTCCGGCTCGAGAAAAACGCCTCCTAGAGTTAGATTTTCTCTATAGTCAAAAAGCTTATTGACAACATAGCTTTAGAATGTGaagagaaatttatttttctgattgagtttttcttttgattaaaaattattttttattaattaatttttctgagTATTTTAAATggcagaaaatataaaaaaatgttttttataaaacaaacaaaattttaatttattttaaaaaaggcCACTTAAAATGACATTTAGTTTCTGCATAAAATCAAGAAACTGCCAATTAAAAGTGGCCTTTCTTCCAATTCTCTTTCCTGCAACACATTAGATTTgcattttgttttgttttgttttgtttttacaTTATTCTAATAAATAACCCAACAAATGGAGCATTTTCCTTTGATCAACAAGACAATAAATAAGCAAACTAATTTACACAGGAAAATGACACCACAAAATTCAAAATACCCAACAATATGCTAAACTCTGGTAGAAGCCATCTACATTAACATACTATAAATCAATTGACTTGAAGAAAGAATATTGGGAATCAAGTAAATGATGAAACTTCAAAACCACCCTCACCCTTGCTAATAATTCTCAACCTGCAAATACAATCATCTACCCTTTTCAACCACTTTCTCTGGAGGAAGTGTTCCAAACACCTTGTCCCATAGCGACGAAGTAATTCCAAAGCCCAGATTCTGGATCCTAAAGTGATGATTCAAGTGATATTTCTGCAAAACAAGAGCATGCAGACTACCATTATTAATCACAAATAGGATTCTTCATTCAGAAACTTTGATGGAGGTCGCTAGACGGCTAATTTGAATCTCATTCcggatataatataaatataaagcgAACAAAAAGACCACATGGAAGAGGcaaaaaaatattctttatatAATTATCTGATCTTAAGGTGTCCTCTTACCTTGAGATTTTTAGATACTCCACCTGAAGGCTGACCATGATGCAAGTAGTAATGAGTGCagtcatacatcacatatccCAATAGACCACCACCAAACAGAGCAGGAGCAGTTGAGGGAGTGCCTATGAGTTGAGCAAAGTTCCAGAACTGCCAAAAACACATTATTAAAACTTGTATGCTAAGTGTACATTTGACGAGCCCTTCACAATTCCACATGCATGATGATCGTACAAACTCAACAAGGTTGTAAGGCCAACTTAAGCTGTTGTAGTATCAACAAGAGGACTTTAAACATCAATACTGATGTTCATAAGCAAATTCCaaattattaaagaaaaaaaaagcaaattCAAAATAAGAGGTGTATCCTTTGTCCTATAAAAATTACTAAGAATATTGTTAGCTCATGCCTGCACAAACTGATAGTTGTGCAACAGTGTGTATGTCCATCTAATATTGGAACTTCTACGTGACACATCGATCACTCTGCAGAGAATAAAAGAATTAcctactaaaaaataaaaatcatttgtCAGCATCAGGATCATCAACATTAGCTAATTTCACTCCTACAATCCTCTGCATATACAAGTAAATATTTAAGTGTACAAGCGACATGCAATTCACTTGAACCCATTGACTCCTTTACTGTTCCACTAGATGACGTGGTGACTTTATCATGCTGAACTAACAAGATTTTGCCTGGAGCTTCATATATAGATTATCCAATAGAATCATGCTCGAGAAAAGGTCAGGGTGGCTACTTAATGCATCTATGGTGTTCAATAAAGGAAAGCACCACCTTGTTATGCTtccaaaaattgaaattttcataaaaaacatAGGAAGAGAAGGTGTTAGGTAGCGATACATACTGGCACGCACAAAACAGCTGTTGCAGCTGGTGGAAAGACAAGCCGCAAGCCGTCCATAGGGTGCTTATGATGGCAGCCATGAATAAGATAGTGTAAGGTGTTCCACCTAGAGAATGTACATAATA
This Manihot esculenta cultivar AM560-2 chromosome 6, M.esculenta_v8, whole genome shotgun sequence DNA region includes the following protein-coding sequences:
- the LOC110616761 gene encoding dihydroceramide fatty acyl 2-hydroxylase FAH1 is translated as MVAKGFTVDLNKPLVFQVGHLGEDYEEWVHQPIVSKEGPRFFESDFWEFLTRTVWWVIPVIWLPVVCWCISMSVRMGHTPSEIALIVGFGIFVWTLLEYSLHRFLFHIKTKSYWWNTLHYLIHGCHHKHPMDGLRLVFPPAATAVLCVPFWNFAQLIGTPSTAPALFGGGLLGYVMYDCTHYYLHHGQPSGGVSKNLKKYHLNHHFRIQNLGFGITSSLWDKVFGTLPPEKVVEKGR